From Coffea arabica cultivar ET-39 chromosome 2e, Coffea Arabica ET-39 HiFi, whole genome shotgun sequence, the proteins below share one genomic window:
- the LOC140036753 gene encoding probable receptor-like protein kinase At4g39110 — METMPGGKPKFPCLLPPSLPFSSTMAVLLVLFYLFLANPVDVSAQATPGAAAKPGSFTPQDNYLIDCGASSRSTLPDRRIFLPDQETGNLLSSKGRDIQVSVPSADNVSLPIYLSARIFVDEATYTFQIARAGWHWIRLHFFPLANNQFNLQQAKFKVVTDQYVLVYDYHVNDTTSPVAREYLVNVTTERFEIKFIPEKGSAAFINAIELVSAPDMLIGDVGSNLFPVQQFSGLSQMAYQIIYRLNVGGPLITSQNDTLGRTWLNDEPYLKPPAAGKSVSVAPSVITYPDGESPLIAPPSVYASAMEMSSDAGVAAPNFNVSWSLEIDTSYSYLVRLHFCDIVSKSPNDLYFNVYINGKMGISGLDLSTVANGLASAYYKDFVVNASILSNPLTVQIGPMNQDTGSKNAILNGLEVLRMNNSVGSLDGEYGVDGQKDSGPNRGTVAAVGFAMMFGAFVGLGAMAVKWQKRPQDWQKRNSFSSWLLPLHAGDASFMSSKTSLGSRKSQFYSSTMGLGRYFSFAELQDATNNWDPSAIIGVGGFGNVYLAEIDDGTKVAVKRGNPHSEQGIHEFQTEIQMLSKLRHRHLVSLIGYCDENSEMILVYEYMLNGPFRDHLYGKNLPSLSWKQRLEICIGAARGLHYLHTGAATGIIHRDVKTTNILLDDAFVAKMADFGLSKDAPTTEQTHVSTAVKGSFGYLDPEYFRKQQLTDKSDVYSFGVVLLEALCARPAINPALPREQVNLAEWAMQWKRKGLLDKIIDPTLANHINPESMKKFGEAAEKCLAEYGVDRPTMGDVLWNLEYALQLQEASSQGKAEEENRAVADSPAVVAPAPAPAPAPAPAPAPASDSRPIASPEQSQNPAQVQAIDEHSGTAMFAQFAALNGR, encoded by the coding sequence ATGGAAACAATGCCCGGGGGAAAACCCAAATTCCCATGCTTGTTACCTCCATCGCTGCCTTTTTCCTCAACCATGGCTGTCCTCTTGGTACTTTTCTACCTCTTTCTTGCTAACCCTGTTGATGTCTCAGCTCAAGCCACCCCTGGTGCAGCTGCAAAACCTGGTTCCTTCACCCCACAAGACAACTATCTTATAGATTGTGGTGCCTCCTCCAGAAGTACCCTTCCTGATAGAAGGATTTTTTTACCTGATCAAGAAACGGGAAATTTACTGTCCTCCAAGGGACGTGACATCCAAGTCTCCGTGCCGTCTGCTGATAATGTTTCTCTTCCCATCTATCTATCAGCCAGGATATTCGTAGATGAAGCTACATACACGTTTCAAATTGCTAGAGCAGGTTGGCATTGGATCCGTCTTCATTTCTTCCCGCTGGCTAATAATCAATTTAATTTGCAACAGGCAAAGTTCAAGGTTGTTACGGATCAATACGTTCTTGTGTACGATTATCACGTCAATGACACCACGAGTCCTGTTGCCAGAGAGTATCTGGTTAATGTTACCACGGAGCGTTTCGAAATCAAATTCATCCCCGAGAAAGGTTCTGCCGCTTTCATTAATGCCATCGAACTTGTTTCTGCCCCGGACATGTTGATTGGAGATGTTGGCTCAAACTTATTCCCCGTGCAGCAATTCTCTGGGCTATCCCAAATGGCTTACCAGATTATTTATAGGCTCAATGTCGGAGGTCCCCTCATCACTTCACAGAATGATACCCTCGGACGAACATGGTTAAATGATGAACCCTATTTGAAGCCGCCTGCTGCAGGCAAGAGTGTGTCTGTTGCACCCAGTGTAATCACTTATCCCGACGGAGAGTCCCCCTTAATCGCTCCACCTTCAGTTTATGCATCTGCTATGGAAATGTCGTCGGATGCAGGCGTTGCCGCCCCAAATTTTAACGTGAGTTGGAGCCTGGAAATTGATACTTCCTACTCCTACCTTGTTCGCTTGCATTTCTGCGATATAGTGAGCAAATCACCCAATGATCTCTACTTTAACGTGTACATCAATGGGAAGATGGGAATTTCGGGGTTAGATTTGTCAACAGTAGCAAACGGTTTGGCATCGGCTTATTACAAGGACTTCGTTGTGAATGCTTCCATCCTGTCCAATCCGCTCACTGTTCAGATTGGTCCAATGAATCAGGACACTGGATCTAAAAATGCTATTCTTAATGGTCTCGAAGTCTTGAGAATGAATAACTCTGTTGGGAGTCTGGATGGGGAATATGGCGTCGATGGCCAAAAGGACAGTGGTCCAAACCGTGGCACCGTAGCTGCAGTTGGGTTTGCAATGATGTTTGGAGCATTTGTAGGTTTGGGTGCAATGGCAGTCAAGTGGCAAAAGAGGCCTCAAGATTGGCAGAAAAGGAATAGCTTTTCATCCTGGTTGCTTCCGCTTCATGCTGGAGATGCAAGCTTTATGTCGAGCAAGACGTCATTGGGGTCTCGTAAGAGTCAATTCTATTCCTCGACAATGGGATTAGGTCGATATTTCTCCTTTGCGGAACTGCAGGATGCTACCAATAATTGGGATCCTAGTGCAATTATTGGTGTTGGTGGCTTTGGGAATGTCTATCTGGCGGAGATTGACGATGGAACCAAAGTTGCTGTGAAGAGAGGTAACCCACATTCTGAACAGGGTATTCACGAGTTCCAGACAGAAATCCAGATGTTGTCCAAGCTTAGACATCGCCATTTGGTGTCTTTGATCGGATACTGCGATGAGAACTCAGAGATGATATTGGTCTACGAGTACATGTTAAACGGGCCTTTCAGGGACCATTTGTATGGAAAGAACTTACCATCTCTATCTTGGAAGCAGAGGCTTGAGATATGCATTGGTGCTGCTCGTGGGCTTCATTACCTCCATACTGGTGCAGCTACAGGGATCATCCATCGTGATGTCAAAACCACCAACATTTTGCTCGATGATGCTTTTGTTGCTAAGATGGCTGATTTTGGGCTATCAAAAGATGCACCTACAACAGAACAGACTCATGTTAGCACTGCTGTGAAAGGAAGCTTTGGCTACCTTGATCCTGAGTACTTCAGGAAGCAGCAGCTCACGGACAAATCAGATGTGTACTCGTTTGGTGTGGTATTGTTGGAGGCCTTGTGTGCCCGCCCTGCCATTAACCCGGCATTGCCAAGAGAACAAGTGAACCTGGCAGAATGGGCCATGCAATGGAAGCGAAAGGGCTTGCTAGACAAGATCATTGATCCAACACTTGCTAACCACATTAATCCCGAGTCGATGAAGAAATTTGGTGAAGCTGCAGAGAAATGCTTGGCAGAATATGGTGTGGATAGGCCCACTATGGGCGATGTCCTGTGGAACTTGGAATATGCATTGCAGCTGCAAGAGGCCTCATCGCAAGGAAAAGCTGAGGAAGAAAACAGGGCAGTTGCAGACTCTCCTGCTGTGGTTGCCCCAGCTCCTGCTCCTGCTCCTGCTCCAGCTCCAGCTCCAGCTCCTGCCTCTGATAGCAGACCTATTGCTTCACCCGAGCAAAGTCAAAACCCTGCCCAAGTCCAAGCCATTGATGAGCACTCAGGAACGGCAATGTTTGCTCAATTTGCTGCTCTCAACGGTCGATAA
- the LOC140036754 gene encoding 26S proteasome regulatory subunit 10B homolog A: MSGETEDAVRRKTASAEYRKKLLQHKELESRVRTVRENLRTTKKEYAKTEDDLKSLQSVGQIIGEVLRPLDNERLIVKASSGPRYVVGCRNKVDKEKLTAGTRVVLDMTTLTIMRALPREVDPVVYNMLHEDPGNVSYSAVGGLSDQIRELRESIELPLMNPELFLRVGIKPPKGVLLYGPPGTGKTLLARAIASNIDANFLKVVSSAIIDKYIGESARLIREMFGYARDHQPCIIFMDEIDAIGGRRFSEGTSADREIQRTLMELLNQLDGFDQLGKVKMIMATNRPDVLDPALLRPGRLDRKIEIPLPNEQSRMEILKIHAAGIAKHGEIDYEAVVKLAEGFNGADLRNICTEAGMSAIRSERDYVIHEDFMKAVRKLNEAKKLESSAHYSADFGKD, encoded by the exons ATGTCAGGTGAAACCGAAGATGCCGTCCGGCGCAAGACGGCCAGCGCCGAGTACCGGAAGAAATTGCTCCAACACAAGGAGCTAGAATCCCGAGTTCGAACAG TGAGGGAGAATTTGCGTACTACAAAAAAGGAATATGCTAAAACAGAAGATGATTTGAAGTCACTCCAAAGTGTTGGACAGATCATAGGGGAGGTGCTTAGACCGCTGGACAATGAGCGCT TGATTGTTAAAGCTAGTAGTGGCCCAAGGTATGTAGTGGGCTGTCGCAATAAAGTGGACAAGGAAAAACTGACTGCAGGAACCAGAGTTGTACTTGATATGACAACACTCACGATAATGCGGGCACTTCCTCGTGAA GTTGATCCTGTTGTATACAATATGCTTCATGAAGATCCTGGCAATGTCAGCTACTCTGCAGTGGGTGGTCTTTCTGATCAGATTCGAGAGTTGAGAGAATCTATAGAATTACCTCTTATGAATCCTGAACTCTTTCTTAGAGTTGGTATTAAACCTCCTAAG GGTGTTCTTCTTTATGGACCTCCTGGAACTGGGAAAACATTATTAGCCAGAGCAATTGCTAGCAACATAGACGCCAATTTCCTAAAG GTTGTTTCTAGTGCAATTATTGATAAATACATCGGTGAGAGTGCACGACTGATAAGGGAAATGTTTGGATACGCCCGTGATCACCAA CCCTGTATTATATTTATGGATGAGATTGATGCTATTGGTGGGCGCCGTTTTAGCGAGGGAACAAGTGCTGACCGTGAAATCCAAAGAACACTGATGGAGTTGCTTAATCAGCTGGATGGTTTTGATCAGCTTGGAAAG GTTAAAATGATTATGGCAACGAACAGACCTGATGTTTTGGACCCGGCTCTTCTTCGTCCGGGACGGCTAGACAGGAAAATTGAAATACCATTGCCTAATGAACAGTCAAGGATGGAAATTCTCAAGATCCATGCTGCAGGAATTGCTAAACACGGTGAAATTGATTATGAGGCTGTTGTCAAGCTTGCTGAG GGTTTCAATGGGGCTGATCTTCGTAACATTTGCACAGAAGCTGGTATGTCAGCAATTCGTTCTGAGCGTGATTATGTCATCCATGAAGATTTCATGAAG GCTGTAAGAAAACTGAACGAAGCAAAGAAACTCGAATCAAGTGCGCACTACAGTGCTGATTTTGGAAAAGATTAA
- the LOC113731252 gene encoding bifunctional phosphatase IMPL2, chloroplastic-like, with product MQLQMLSNPRFLVNPNRNSSLPSFSSPFFSPSNNLTNFSSIFRSPPNLLSASLQSKVLTSARMSSKSALSNNAQSVELGLDDCQLDRFAAVANQLADAAGQVIRQYFRKSFEILDKEDLSPVTIADQAAEEAMVRIIQENFPFHAIYGEEKGWRCKEKVADYVWVLDPIDGTKSFITGKPLFGTLIALLYQGKPVLGIIDQPILRERWVGLNGRKTTLNGQDISTRGCAKLSQAYLYTTSPHLFNGDAEVAFARVRDKVKVPLYGCDCYAYALLATGFVDLVIESGLKPYDFLSLIPVIEGAGGILTDWKGRELDWKASADSHAGSFNVVAAGDKQLHLQALDALRWP from the exons ATGCAGCTCCAAATGCTTTCCAACCCTCGGTTCCTTGTTAACCCGAATCGGAACTCTTCTCTCCCTTCTTtctcttctcctttcttttctccttccaACAATCTCACCAACTTCTCTTCAATTTTTCGTTCGCCTCCCAATCTACTCTCAGCTTCTCTACAATCCAAAGTCCTCACCTCCGCAAGGATGTCTTCCAAGTCTGCACTTTCCAATAATGCTCAATCTGTTGAGTTAGGGCTCGACGATTGTCAGCTCGATCGCTTCGCAGCTGTTGCTAACCAGCTGGCCGACGCCGCCGGCCAAGTTATCCGCCAGTACTTCCGAAAGAGCTTCGAAATCCTCGATAAAGAGGATTTAA GTCCTGTTACAATTGCTGATCAAGCAGCTGAAGAGGCAATGGTCAGGATTATACAAGAGAACTTTCCTTTCCATGCAAT TTATGGAGAAGAGAAGGGTTGGAGGTGTAAGGAGAAAGTTGCGGACTATGTTTGGGTATTGGATCCAATTGATGGAACAAAGAGCTTCATCACAG GAAAACCATTATTTGGGACTCTTATTGCTCTATTATACCAAGGAAAACCG GTTCTTGGCATAATTGATCAGCCTATTTTGAGAGAGAGATGGGTTGGATTAAATGGGAGGAAAACTACTTTAAATGGACAAGATATTTCTACACGTGGCTGTGCAAAACTCTCACAAGCTTATCT GTACACAACCAGCCCACATCTATTCAATGGAGATGCTGAGGTGGCTTTTGCTCGAGTCAGGGATAAG GTGAAAGTTCCTTTATATGGTTGCGACTGTTATGCCTATGCCCTATTAGCCACTGGTTTTGTTGATCTCGTGATCGAATCTGGCCTAAAG CCTTATGATTTTCTTTCACTCATCCCGGTGATAGAGGGTGCCGGTGGAATTCTAACTGATTGGAAAGGACGTGAACTTGACTGGAAGGCATCTGCTGATTCTCATGCAGGAA GTTTTAATGTAGTGGCAGCTGGGGACAAGCAGCTACACCTGCAAGCTCTGGATGCACTACGATGGCCTTAA